One genomic region from Yarrowia lipolytica chromosome 1C, complete sequence encodes:
- a CDS encoding uncharacterized protein (Compare to YALI0C10428g, no similarity) yields MSFNISKILAPGQLEKLVPFDPPEPFNVTEADRELSIDELVDKRLFQLAAEKVALQLTQMGTDMKSTAVDLETAQTVFGLWETRLTCLVLANFHRVAHSEAKSLGDLNVDLYRLIPEKGPSTTPAKPEISIHWDRESIVPWSLRVLTVRLASGSDTHGAILKYHSLAREAKIMRHKKDDTQLWAQRLVELGIYVTAVLVGMGDYANAISHVSSMVGTDSSVPLEAHYSYLRYLLCILCLQTGNFDKAKGVLDTIQKQEGDRNDAVVATLMAICSLASDNVADANSTLESANSSNPLVQNTEAIAAFSTGDTDGAIVQFQSLLEKHAEQMSPAALSASIFNVCSLYETRVDGAVLKKALMEKLSKAGLVGIDVTAFKL; encoded by the coding sequence ATGTCATTCAACATCAGCAAGATCCTGGCGCCGGGGCAGCTTGAAAAACTGGTGCCGTTCGACCCGCCGGAGCCGTTCAATGTGACGGAGGCGGACCGCGAGCTCTCGATCGACGAGCTGGTTGACAAACGGCTGTTCCAGCTGGCGGCAGAAAAAGTCGCACTCCAATTGACACAGATGGGCACGGACATGAAATCGACGGCGGTGGATCTGGAAACGGCCCAGACGGTGTTCGGACTATGGGAGACCCGGCTGACGTGTCTCGTTCTGGCCAACTTCCACAGAGTGGCCCATTCCGAAGCAAAGTCGCTGGGAGACCTCAATGTCGACCTGTACCGGCTGATTCCGGAAAAGGGaccctccaccaccccagCTAAGCCGGAGATCTCGATCCACTGGGACCGGGAATCGATTGTGCCCTGGTCGCTCAGAGTGCTGACAGTCAGACTGGCCTCGGGAAGCGATACACACGGAGCCATCCTCAAGTACCACAGTCTGGCACGAGAGGCAAAGATTATGCGACACAAAAAGGACGACACTCAACTGTGGGCCCAACGActggtggagttgggcATCTACGTCACGGCTGTACTGGTTGGTATGGGGGATTACGCCAATGCCATCTCTCATGTCTCCAGTATGGTCGGCACAGACAGCAGTGTTCCTCTGGAGGCTCATTACTCCTATCTCAGGTATCTGCTGTGCATTCTGTGTCTCCAAACCGGCAACTttgacaaggccaagggcGTTCTTGATACCATTCAGAAGCAGGAGGGAGACAGGAACGACGCTGTGGTCGCTACTCTAATGGCGATTTGCTCGCTGGCTAGCGACAATGTGGCCGACGCAAACTCGACTCTGGAATCGGCGAACTCGTCCAACCCTCTGGTTCAAAACACGGAGGCCATTGCCGCGTTCTCGACTGGCGATACAGATGGTGCCATTGTGCAGTTTCAGTCCTTGTTGGAAAAGCATGCCGAGCAAATGTCGCCGGCGGCGTTATCTGCCTCCATTTTCAACGTGTGTTCGCTGTACGAAACGAGAGTTGATGGAGCGGTGTTGAAGAAGGCGTtgatggagaagttgaGCAAGGCGGGGCTGGTGGGGATTGATGTGACTGCTTTCAAGCTATAA
- a CDS encoding uncharacterized protein (Truncated form of YALI0C10450g, weakly similar to uniprot|Q04018 Saccharomyces cerevisiae YMR244w Hypothetical 37.4 kDa protein, similar to Saccharomyces cerevisiae YMR244W; ancestral locus Anc_8.793), with amino-acid sequence MMLTKTLVALVAAALAPHTAAGHAHHAHHDTRDVSSAAYGPAPGHPRLLFDEAELYQKMGILGDRDTVNVTEQELHRRTITKEHTRHSHHEHKKRGGQCAFPTNEGLVSVDPSGENAGWAMSPDQPCEPGKYCPYACPPGQLMGQWDPKATSYSYPLSMNGGMFCNKNGEMEKPFPNKPCCYEGTGTFVARNKCGKQVSFCQTVLPGNEAMLIPTEVGSGSTAVLAVPDTNYWAGTAAHFYINPPGVDTATACVWGTLNNPWGNWSPYVAGANQDGNGNTFVKIAWNPIYLEPATPFRNTLPNWGVRVVCDEGSNCNGLPCSIDPRKNKVNEVTAEDAAQGDGASFCVVTAPKGSKAYIEVFEIGNDGNSGGNGGNGGNSGSSSSSSSAPASSSSAPASSSSAASTGMNTMLAHAAGFAAAGQVENLENVESSSSEEPVSSSEGPDRKSGSAPPTTSSSNPPPPSTTSEQHSSSPPPYDLKQCSSPSPYGPRVVLLPLPLLLPVLLLLLPLLLPSTPPPPPPNY; translated from the coding sequence ATGATGCTCACCAAAACACTAGTAGCCCTGGTGGCCGCGGCACTGGCACCCCACACCGCAGCCGGCCACGCCCACCACGCCCACCATGATACCCGAGACGTGTCGTCCGCCGCCTACGGCCCCGCCCCCGGCCACCCCCGTTTGCTGTTCGACGAGGCCGAGCTCTACCAAAAAATGGGCATTCTGGGCGACCGCGACACCGTCAACGTGACCGAACAAGAGCTCCATCGACgaaccatcaccaaggaaCACACCCGACACTCCCACCACGAGCACAAGAAACGAGGAGGCCAATGCGCCTTCCCCACCAACGAGGGccttgtgtctgtggacCCTAGCGGAGAAAACGCCGGATGGGCCATGTCGCCTGACCAGCCCTGCGAGCCCGGCAAATACTGCCCCTACGCCTGCCCCCCCGGCCAGCTCATGGGTCAGTGGGACCCCAAGGCCACCTCCTACTCCTACCCTCTGTCCATGAACGGAGGCATGTTCTGCAACAAGAAcggagagatggagaagccCTTCCCCAACAAGCCCTGCTGCTACGAGGGAACCGGCACCTTTGTGGCCCGAAACAAGTGCGGCAAGCAAGTCTCGTTCTGCCAGACGGTTCTGCCTGGTAACGAGGCCATGCTGATCCCCACCGAGGTGGGGTCCGGATCCACCGCCGTCCTCGCCGTCCCCGATACCAACTACTGGGCCGGAACCGCTGCCCACTTCTACATCAACCCTCCCGGAGTCGACACCGCCACCGCCTGTGTATGGGGAACCCTCAACAACCCCTGGGGTAACTGGTCTCCCTACGTTGCTGGAGCCAACCAGGACGGCAACGGAAATACCTTTGTCAAGATCGCCTGGAACCCCATCTACCTTGAGCCCGCCACCCCCTTCCGAAACACCCTGCCCAACTGGGGTGTTCGAGTCGTCTGTGACGAGGGATCCAACTGTAACGGACTGCCTTGTTCCATCGACCCCCGAAAGAACAAGGTCAACGAGGTGACCGCTGAGGATGCTGCCCAGGGAGATGGCGCCTCGTTCTGTGTCGTCACCGCCCCCAAGGGCTCCAAGGCCTATATCGAGGTCTTTGAGATTGGAAATGATGGCAACTCTGGTGGAAACGGTGGCAATGGTGGAAACAGCGGCTCTagctcttcctcctcctctgcccccgcttcttcctcctctgccCCGgcgtcgtcttcttctgctgcttccacTGGCATGAACACCATGCTTGCTCATGCCGCTGGATTTGCCGCCGCTGGTCAGGTTGAGAACCTGGAGAACGTGGagtcctcttcttctgaggaGCCTGTCTCCTCTTCCGAGGGGCCAGATCGGAAGAGCGGTTCAGCTCCCCCCACTACCTCCAGTAGCAAcccccctcctccctctACGACCTCGGAGCagcactcctcctcccctcCCCCTTACGACCTCAAGCAGtgctcctccccctccccctaCGGACCTCGAGTAGtgctcctccccctccccctaCTACTTCCagtactcctcctcctcctccccctaCTACTTCCAAGTACACCTCCCCCACCTCCTCCCAACTACTAG
- a CDS encoding uncharacterized protein (Compare to YALI0C10472g, similar to Saccharomyces cerevisiae TOA1 (YOR194C); ancestral locus Anc_8.603, similar to uniprot|P32773 Saccharomyces cerevisiae YOR194c TOA1 TFIIA subunit (transcription initiation factor)) produces the protein MSNQVVGNIYQKVIDAVINECRDDFQENGIDEMTLQELKEGWQTKLSSLQVAQMPWDSIPEPEANEQLMYQQPPPVGQSGQHQPGQVSVPGQQQQQQQQPPVAAPNDGGYGGMPSLHTPPQPGLVLPGSHQGGQGNGQPGNPVKLEQTDGAQTVMVEGEIVDGVMTLKVPQTDGAEDDEDELNSDLDDSSDDNLSGNEDEDDNHGNTILCVYDRIHRVKNNRKFTFRDGIVNVNRKDYVFGRATGESEW, from the coding sequence ATGAGTAACCAGGTTGTGGGAAACATCTACCAGAAGGTGATCGACGCGGTCATCAACGAGTGCCGCGATGACTTCCAGGAGAACGGCATCGACGAAATGACGCTgcaggagctcaaggagggcTGGCAGACCAAGTTGTCGTCTCTGCAGGTGGCACAGATGCCGTGGGACTCGATTCCTGAGCCCGAGGCCAACGAGCAGCTCATGTATCAACAACCACCGCCAGTTGGCCAGTCGGGTCAGCATCAACCGGGCCAGGTGTCTGTGCCaggacaacaacaacaacaacaacaacaacctcCTGTGGCTGCTCCTAACGACGGGGGATATGGAGGCATGCCCTCGCTACACACACCGCCACAGCCCGGTCTGGTCCTGCCAGGCTCGCACCAGGGTGGCCAGGGCAACGGACAGCCTGGCAACCCCGTCAAGCTGGAGCAGACGGATGGAGCCCAGACGGTGATGGTTGAGGGAGAGATTGTGGACGGAGTCATGACTCTCAAGGTGCCACAAACAGACGGCGCGGAAGATGACGAAGATGAACTCAACTCGGACCTCGACGACTCATCGGACGACAATCTGAGCGGAAAcgaagacgaggacgaTAACCATGGAAATACAATTCTCTGTGTCTACGACCGAATCCACCGAGTCAAGAACAACCGAAAGTTCACCTTCCGAGACGGCATTGTTAACGTCAACAGAAAGGACTATGTTTTTGGACGGGCTACTGGAGAGAGCGAGTGGTAA
- a CDS encoding uncharacterized protein (Compare to YALI0C10494g, similar to uniprot|P14904 Saccharomyces cerevisiae YKL103C Vacuolar aminopeptidase I precursor) — protein MRTRQTPRTPVRETASLPDMDSLSLKDDCARAKRFCDFMDTSPTTYHAVHYLSKDLENAGFRPLNERDSWEDEFHTHDKFYVTRNGSSIIAFVVGKDWTPGNGAGVVGTHIDALCAKVKPISKKTPVDGYTLLGAAPYSGAFSDTWWDRDLGIAGRIICRDGNNKVTSKLVHVPYPIARIPTLAPHFGAPANPPFNKETQMTPVIGLTSSKEISEPTEDEKLSPLVGKHSIDLLRTLSKHSGVAVKDMLQMDMELFDTQKAALGGLNQDFIFCPRIDDKVCTYTAVQGFIESVPDMDPRALNIVVCFDNEEVGSNTRQGAQGGLLESVVERVISHGMDASVANLAEEYKRKTYANSFFCSADVNHAVNPNFSNIYLEHHKPQLNYGMTLAVDPNAHMTTDAVSLGFIEEVARRGKNKTQYFQIRNDSRSGGTIGPYISSSTGMRSIDLGIAQLSMHSIRATIGSKDVALGTKFFKNFYELWFGVDEEFNKGGI, from the coding sequence ATGAGAACCCGACAAACACCCCGAACGCCCGTGCGAGAAACCGCCTCCCTGCCGGACATGGACTCGCTGTCGCTCAAGGACGACTGTGCACGAGCCAAGCGGTTCTGCGACTTTATGGACACCTCTCCCACCACCTACCACGCGGTCCACTACCTGTCCAAGGACCTGGAAAACGCCGGGTTCCGTCCTCTCAACGAGCGGGACTCGTGGGAAGACGAGTTCCACACCCACGACAAGTTCTACGTGACCCGAAACGGCTCCTCCATCATTGCGTTCGTGGTCGGTAAGGACTGGACCCCCGGCAATGGAGCCGGAGTCGTTGGCACCCACATTGACGCTCTGTGTGCCAAGGTCAAACCTATCTCTAAGAAAACCCCCGTCGACGGCTACACTCTCCTCGGAGCCGCGCCCTACTCCGGCGCCTTTTCCGACACCTGGTGGGACCGTGACTTGGGTATCGCCGGCCGAATTATCTGCCGAGacggcaacaacaaggtAACCTCCAAGCTGGTCCACGTGCCCTACCCAATTGCTCGAATCCCCACCTTGGCCCCTCATTTTGGCGCTCCCGCCAACCCTcccttcaacaaggagaccCAGATGACCCCCGTCATTGGcctcacctcctccaaggAGATCTCCGAGCCCACCGAGGATGAGAAGCTGTCGCCCTTGGTCGGCAAGCACTCCATCGATCTGCTGCGAACTCTGTCCAAGCACTCCGGCGTCGCCGTCAAGGATATGCTGCAAATGGACATGGAGCTGTTCGACACCCAGAAGGCTGCTCTCGGAGGTCTCAACCAGGACTTCATCTTCTGCCCCCGAATCGACGACAAGGTGTGTACTTACACCGCCGTGCAGGGCTTCATTGAGTCTGTTCCCGACATGGACCCTCGAGCTCTCAACATTGTTGTGTGCTTCGACAACGAGGAGGTCGGATCCAACACCCGACAGGGAGCCCAGGGAGGTCTGCTTGAGTCTGTCGTCGAGCGAGTCATCTCCCACGGCATGGACGCGTCCGTCGCCAACCTCGCCGAGGAGTATAAGCGAAAGACATACGCCAACTCTTTCTTCTGCTCCGCCGACGTTAACCACGCTGTCAACCccaacttctccaacaTCTACCTCGAGCACCACAAGCCCCAGCTCAACTACGGCATGACTCTGGCCGTGGATCCCAACGCCCACATGACCACGGATGCCGTGTCTCTGGGCTtcattgaggaggttgctCGACGCGGAAAGAACAAGACCCAGTACTTCCAGATTCGAAACGACTCTCGATCTGGAGGAACCATTGGTCCCTACATTTCTTCCTCCACCGGCATGCGATCCATCGATCTTGGTATTGCACAGCTCTCCATGCACTCCATTCGGGCCACTATCGGTTCCAAGGACGTTGCTCTCGGTACCAAGTTCTTCAAGAACTTTTACGAGCTGTGGTTCGGTGTCGACGAGGAGTTCAACAAGGGAGGCATCTAA
- a CDS encoding uncharacterized protein (Compare to YALI0C10516g, some similarities with uniprot|O74627 Schizosaccharomyces pombe Cyclin pch1 (Pombe cyclin c homolog 1), similar to Saccharomyces cerevisiae CTK2 (YJL006C); ancestral locus Anc_5.242) — MDSDKDLIKRAVGNRAEISMSTTAQKRTIDWVDPHSAASTPRKLQSPRGGRSDLEKDTGIVQQEEAKRVETEQARDQNANKLALDDGSRVPDQGDTPTTTTTTTTTTTRQDKKSVEEGTKKDTAKDTPKDVEQKANSDDKADKNDSINEVNADDKIENKTSHKTHNTDNTDKPDVKTDDTKSDRSDSKPTNGHSKHGSTLSSSRTHSRSNSITSRPSSAKAESRGSSTPARSLSETPSSQPPPTYNTWKYSAKTITKASPSAKDGMPFREELMMRTKGINFLGNVAKLLQLPHMAVYTACTFFHRFYMRHSIKSKHPFEAAAVCIFLATKVEEANRHLRDVCICLVKVAQKDHRAVVDEQSKDFWRWRDCILYGEGYFLEILCFDLTLDSPFEHLSYYVKKLDIHHVKEVCKTAWEFVTDSCKTPLCLMFSTNTIALAAIYWAAKHHKIPIDYHKETKARGKQHWVECFDMTRNEVVYVVETFCDWYSILQRDFGLAASYPKLK; from the coding sequence ATGGACTCGGACAAAGATCTCATCAAGCGGGCCGTGGGCAACAGGGCGGAGATTTCCATGTCCACGACCGCCCAGAAGCGTACCATCGACTGGGTGGATCCTCATTCTGCCGCCAGCACCCCGCGCAAGTTGCAGTCTCCCAGAGGCGGCCGAAGCGACCTGGAAAAGGACACGGGCATTGTTCAACAGGAGGAGGCGAAGCGGGTGGAAACCGAGCAGGCCAGAGACCAGAACGCGAACAAACTTGCATTGGATGACGGCTCTCGGGTGCCAGATCAGGGCGACacaccgacaacaacaacaacaacaacaacaacaacaacaagacaagacaagaagagTGTTGAGGAAGGTACAAAGAAGGACACGGCCAAGGATACACCAAAGGATGTGGAACAGAAGGCGAATTCTGACGACAAGGCTGACAAAAACGACTCGATCAATGAGGTGAATGCtgacgacaagattgagaaCAAGACGAGCCACAAAACACATAACACAGACAACACAGACAAGCCAGACGTCAAGACGGACGACACCAAGTCAGATAGATCAGACTCAAAACCAACTAACGGCCATTCGAAACATGGCTCAACGTTGTCGTCGTCCCGCACACACTCGAGGTCCAACTCGATAACATCGCGACCGTCATCAGCTAAAGCTGAGTCTCGAGGCTCTTCAACGCCAGCTCGGTCTCTATCTGAGACACCGTCGTCACAACCGCCCCCCACTTACAACACGTGGAAGTACTCTGccaagaccatcaccaaggcGTCTCCTTCGGCCAAGGACGGCATGCCGTTCAGAGAAGAGCTCATGATGCGTACCAAGGGAATCAACTTCCTGGGAAACGTGGCcaagctgctccagctgcCTCACATGGCCGTGTACACCGCATGCACCTTTTTCCACCGGTTCTACATGCGCCACAGCATCAAGTCCAAGCATCCGTTTGAGGCGGCGGCTGTCTGCATCTTTCTGGCCACCaaagtggaggaggccaacCGCCACTTGCGAGACGTGTGCATCTGTCTGGTGAAGGTGGCACAAAAGGACCATCGAGCCGTGGTCGACGAACAGAGCAAGGACTTTTGGAGGTGGCGGGACTGCATTTTGTACGGCGAGGGCTATTTTCTGGAGATTCTGTGTTTCGACCTGACTCTGGACTCGCCCTTTGAACATCTCAGCTACTACGTCAAAAAGCTCGACATTCATCacgtcaaggaggtgtGCAAGACAGCTTGGGAGTTTGTGACCGATTCGTGTAAGACCCCCCTCTGTCTCATGttctccacaaacaccatAGCCCTGGCGGCCATCTACTGGGCCGCCAAACACCACAAGATCCCCATCGACTACCACAAGGAAACCAAGGCTAGGGGCAAACAGCATTGGGTCGAGTGTTTCGACATGACCCGCAACGAGGTGGTCTATGTGGTGGAAACCTTTTGTGACTGGTACAGCATCTTGCAGAGGGACTTTGGTCTGGCTGCTAGTTATCCCAAGTTGAAGTAG